The stretch of DNA AGGTGGTGCCCGAAGTACCAGAGCCAGTACTGCAGGTCAGCGACGAAGACCAGTGGGAAGATGACGACGAGGATAGCCAGGAGGGCGGTCCAGCGGCGCCGGAGGAGACCAGCGAGGAGCGCCACCAGGGCGAGCGCGAGGACGCCGTAGGGGGCGATCGCACGCTCGAAGGGGGCAGCATCCTCCAGCTTCATCATTCCGATGTAGTGGTTGAGGCCGTTGACCTCTTGCACGTCGCCGGTCAGCTTGGTGAGAGAGATCCACACGCGGAGTCCGCCCGGGTATTGAGGGGCGAGCAAGGTCATATGCCAGTAGGGAAGGGAGAGCGAAAGCGCGAGCGCTGCCGCTGCGAGGAAGAACGGGATACGATCGCCGATGCGCGCAACTACTCGCGCGATCGCTTGGCTGATACCGGCTTGGGCTGGGGCCCGAACGGTGATGCCGGTCATGGTTCCGATCCTTTCTCGACTCGATGGTTTGCCTGTTACCGGTCGAAGTGGGGCTGAGGGAAATTCCCTCAGCCCCACCGCTGCGGGATCAGGTCGGCTTCACCAGGAAGTAGCCCATCATCTCGAGATGCAGGGCGGAGCAGAACTCCGTGCAGTAGAACGGGAAGGTGCCTGGGATATCGGCCTTGAAGCGGATGGTCTGCGTCTCGCCCGGCTCGAGACTGAGGTTGATGTTGTAGCCACCGAGGGCGAACCCGTGCGTGGCATCCTTAGCACGCTCGATGTTGGTGAGGTGCCAGATCACCTCGTCCCCCTGCTCCACCTCGATCAGATCGGGACGAATCTGGCTGCGCAGGAGCACACCCCAGATCTCGACCGTCTTGCCGCGGCGCTCGATCCGCTCCTCGCCGACCTTGAGCACGGCGTTGGGATCGGTGCTTTGCGTGTGCGGATTCCAGCCGACCTCGGGATAAATCTCCCACGACTTGATCCGCTCCCGCTTGATAATCTGGGCGTAGTGCGGTTCGCCGATACCGATCGGGCAGTCGTAGAGGACTCGCATCGGCTGATTCGGGGCGATCGAGACCAGTTGCGCATTCTGCGGCAGAAGCGGCCCGAGGCTGGCGTAACGATCGACCGACCACTTGTTGTGGACGACCAGGAAGCGACCGGCCGGCTTGGTCGTATCTCCCTCGACAGCGGCCAAGTGGCCGATGTTGTACTGCACCGGTAGCTTCTCGACGAGCTTCCAGCCATCGTCACGATATGGCTTGCCGAGTGCCCACTTCGCCACGGCGCTGTCCAGGAACAAGCTCGTGTAGGCGTAACCCTGGTCGTCGAACTGGGTATGGAGCGGACCGAGCCCCAGCTCCACCTGTGCTTCCACACACTGCTCGAACGGCAAGACGGGAATGCCATACTCGTCGGTATCCCACTGGCCAGCCTGGATCGCTTGCTGGATCTTGGCGAAGCTGTAGACCGTCACGTGCGGATCGAGCTTCCCGGCCACGACGATGTAGTCCCCACCTGGCGTCACGTCTACACCGTGCGGGCTCTTCGGCTCCGGGATCAGGAAGAGAACGCCTTCCTTCGCTGCGACGTCCATCCGGATGACCTTGAAACCGTTGATCTCCTCGTACTTGCCGGCCGCGATGACCTCTTCTGCCTTCTTCCAGTTGACGACGTGGAGATAGTCCATGTCGCGCTGGGTCGTCGCGATCTCCAGGGCTGGCCGGCCTTCGGCGATACCCGGAATCGCGAGTTCCGTGTTGATCGAGTTCCAGAAGGCCCAACCGTGAGACGGTCCCTTGCCGGCATCGGCTAGGTCATGCCAGTAGGGCGGCGTCTCGATCGCGAACGACTGCTCGGGGACGATGCGGCCCTTCTGCCGATCGAACTTCCAGAACGTGAGGACGCCGCGATACTTTTCCTTGTACTCGGTGATCGGCGCGTAGACGCCCCCCAGCGGCACCGAGTACTGGTCGGCCTCCAGCACGTACTCGGTGTTCGGAGTGACGAAGCAGCCGCCGTGCTCGTTCACCAGAAGCGGGTTCTTGACGATCTGCTTCGTCTCGAAATCGCGCAGGTCGATGACAGCGACGCGACCGTTC from Thermomicrobium roseum DSM 5159 encodes:
- the nosZ gene encoding Sec-dependent nitrous-oxide reductase, translated to MAERQDRPPSSIGQRKVSRRGLLGTAAGLSAGALLASCSVFQRKEETPKLGASADEIIKARQLTPEDVTAALMTYVPSGKYDEYLMFSSTGHGGQVLVHGLPSMRLLKVIAVFTPEPWQGYGYGGYTNEVLEGGYFHGKPILWGDTHHPALSETNGEYDGEFLFINDKANGRVAVIDLRDFETKQIVKNPLLVNEHGGCFVTPNTEYVLEADQYSVPLGGVYAPITEYKEKYRGVLTFWKFDRQKGRIVPEQSFAIETPPYWHDLADAGKGPSHGWAFWNSINTELAIPGIAEGRPALEIATTQRDMDYLHVVNWKKAEEVIAAGKYEEINGFKVIRMDVAAKEGVLFLIPEPKSPHGVDVTPGGDYIVVAGKLDPHVTVYSFAKIQQAIQAGQWDTDEYGIPVLPFEQCVEAQVELGLGPLHTQFDDQGYAYTSLFLDSAVAKWALGKPYRDDGWKLVEKLPVQYNIGHLAAVEGDTTKPAGRFLVVHNKWSVDRYASLGPLLPQNAQLVSIAPNQPMRVLYDCPIGIGEPHYAQIIKRERIKSWEIYPEVGWNPHTQSTDPNAVLKVGEERIERRGKTVEIWGVLLRSQIRPDLIEVEQGDEVIWHLTNIERAKDATHGFALGGYNINLSLEPGETQTIRFKADIPGTFPFYCTEFCSALHLEMMGYFLVKPT